CCGTCCGGTTTTGGAACGTTGGGCTTTGCGTTGCCCACGGCGATTGGCGCCAAATTCGGCGTGCCGCACAAGCCGGTGGTGGCTTTGGCTGGTGATTATGGTTTGCAATATACGCTCAATGAATTGGGCACTGCGGTGGAGCACAAGCAGTCGCTGCCAATTCTGCTGTGGAACAATGATGCGCTGGGGCAGATCCGCGACAACATGGTGGGTGCGGGCATTCAGCCAAACGCAGTGACGCTGAAGAACCCGGATTTCATGGCGCTGGCCAAGGCCTATGGCGCGTGGGCCGAGCGGCCGGAAAATCTTGCGGCGCTTGCGATTGCCATCAAGGCGGCACTCAAGGCAGATGGGCCGACAATCATAGAAATGACGCCGCGGATGTTCGCCTGAGTGTGTGACTGGGCCATCATCTTTGACGTCGATGGCGTACTGCTGGAGCTGACAAGCGCCGAGGAGGAGCTGTTCTTCCAGCCCTTTGCCAGGCGCATTGATGCGGATGTTCTTTCGCGCGACTGGAATTCCTACAAGATACGCAATGACGAAGAGATCGTGAAGGAAATCGTGGCGCGCTATGGCCTGCCACCGATTGAAGCTGCGATGATCACGCGCGAATATCTGGCGCTGCTGGAAGGCCAGCTTGCTTTGGATTTGAAATCGGAAGTGATCGCGGGTGCGGATCAACTGTTGAAGCAATTGCGCGGCAAGGCACGGCTCGGCATCGCCACCGCGAATTTCCGCAAGGCGGCGGAGCTGCGGCTGACGCAGGCTGGGCTATGGCCGATGGTTTCAAGCCTCGCGCATGGGGCTGATGGCGGCGGGGCGAAGGCTGAGATTCTGGCGCGGGCGATTGCTGAAGTGAAACTGCCGCGTGAGCGCATCATTTTCATCGGTGACAATCTCAACGATGTGGAAGCGGGATTGCGCAATGGCGTGCATTTCATCGGCTTCAGCGTGGATGCAAACCGGCGTTCTGCGCTTGCGCAAGCGGGTGCGAAACGTCTTGCAGCGCAACATGACGAGACAACTGCACTGATCGAAAACATTCTCGGCGCTTGACCCTTCGCATGGCGGGTGGCAACCCTCTTTCCAAAACAGGAATTGAGGAATTATGCCCGGCCCCAGTCAATTTGCACTGTTTCGCACCCGCCGCTTTCTGCCACTGTTCATTGCTCAGGCGATTGGCGCCTTCAATGACAATGCCTTTCGTGGCTCGCTGGCCATTTTGTTTTTCTATGGCGCGACACGCCCGGGCAATCCGGAAGGCACCAATGCGCTCGCCGCTGGCCTGCTGGTCATTCCGTTCTTTCTTTTCT
This genomic interval from Aestuariivirga litoralis contains the following:
- a CDS encoding HAD family hydrolase, coding for MCDWAIIFDVDGVLLELTSAEEELFFQPFARRIDADVLSRDWNSYKIRNDEEIVKEIVARYGLPPIEAAMITREYLALLEGQLALDLKSEVIAGADQLLKQLRGKARLGIATANFRKAAELRLTQAGLWPMVSSLAHGADGGGAKAEILARAIAEVKLPRERIIFIGDNLNDVEAGLRNGVHFIGFSVDANRRSALAQAGAKRLAAQHDETTALIENILGA